The Ignavibacteriales bacterium genome contains the following window.
TACCCAACATATCCGGACAGAAAGGACAATCTGTCGAGGCGGGATTAGTAGTGAGTGATCTCACAGGAAAAAATATCACTGCATTCCAATGTACATTATATTACGATAAAAATATTATTAGGATAAATAAAGCTTCAATCGGGGAGCTGGATGGAATGAGTGGTGGATTCTTTACTTATACAACTGATACTGTGAATGGGCAAATAACTGTGGCATTTGCGTCTGCGTTTCCTTTAGCCGGTTACGGCAAACTTTTGAACTTTCATACAGATTTAATTAATTCTGGAATTACAAAATTAAGTTTTACAAATCCATTGAACTCAAATAAAACTTTTATTTTCAACGCCGGTGAACTTTCAACTAATATTTTAGATGGACAAATTATCGTCTCAGGCTTATCAATCAGCATTGCAAATGTTAGTATTACAGATACAATGTTCGGGTTAGTTAATATACCAATTAGCGTTACTGATTTTAATGATATTGGTGCTTTTTCATTAAGGATTTTTTTTAATGCATCAGTTGTTGAATTTTCTAGTATCAATAATATAAAAGATAATCTTTCAATTATTACAAGTTGTTCAAATGGTATTTTAACTTTAGGTTGGTTTGATATAACAGGAAACTCTCCTTTGAATTTTTCAAACGGGAAGTTATTAGATATTAATTTCAGATATTTGGGTGGATATACAAATTTATCTTTTAGTAAAACTGAATCAGAAATAGATGATTCATTTGGTAAAAAGTTAGAAGTAAATTATCTGGATGGAAGCATAACCTCTGTAGTATCAGTAAAAAATAACAGCATCGGAAATATTGATGAATACAAACTGGAACAAAACTATCCAAATCCTTTCAACCCGGTTACATCAGTGTTATTTTATTTGCCAGCAGATTCGTTTGTAGATATTTTTATTTGTGATATTCTAGGTAAGGAAATAGTATCTCTAATAAGTGAGGAAAGAAACAAAGGCATTCACAAAATTATTTTTGATGGAGAAAATTTCTCTACGGGAATTTATTTACTTAAATTGATCGCGAGAAATATCAACAATAAAAACGATATTATTTTTATTGATTCGATTAAACTTTTATTGATGAAATAGTATGTTAGTAAGTCACCTTTCGCATCGTTAGATATTTGAGCCAAAGAACACATCTCCTTAGTCCCCTTCTCTTTCAAAGAGAAGGGGATTTGGGGTAGAGTTCAAAATGCTGCGTAAGGTGACTTAGTAAGATTTTTTTATTTTACCTGAAATATTTTAGTACCTAAAATTAAAATTTGTATAATATTTGGCAGTATATTATTTTTTAATTAGAACATCGAATATGGGACCAGAAATAATGAATGATGAAGTTTTTCCCATTCTAAATTCTACATTCTTTGTTCGTTATTCATTTTTCACTTTTGGGTTCTGGCTTCGTCTGGTTAAGGTTAGCAAATAAGTAATATGGTGTTTTGTTTCACTTTTAAAAATTACTTCTTGACAAGGAAGCCTAAATAAATTAAATTGTGCCAGAAATAAATGAAAATAGTTTTTTAAGTGGTTTTTGCAGGCACAATAAATTCCACATCTTTAATATAAATTGTTACAGTTTTTTTAGGAGTTTACAAACAATTTCAAAAAATATTGATAAAAATATTTCTCATAATAGTTTGCAATAATAATAAATATGCTTGTGTTTTTTATTAAAATATTCTATGTTTCGTTAAAATATTTGCAGACAAATAAAAATAGAGCTGCC
Protein-coding sequences here:
- a CDS encoding cohesin domain-containing protein → MNKKIKIFLLCFFTFIFLCQGLISAQINLELPNISGQKGQSVEAGLVVSDLTGKNITAFQCTLYYDKNIIRINKASIGELDGMSGGFFTYTTDTVNGQITVAFASAFPLAGYGKLLNFHTDLINSGITKLSFTNPLNSNKTFIFNAGELSTNILDGQIIVSGLSISIANVSITDTMFGLVNIPISVTDFNDIGAFSLRIFFNASVVEFSSINNIKDNLSIITSCSNGILTLGWFDITGNSPLNFSNGKLLDINFRYLGGYTNLSFSKTESEIDDSFGKKLEVNYLDGSITSVVSVKNNSIGNIDEYKLEQNYPNPFNPVTSVLFYLPADSFVDIFICDILGKEIVSLISEERNKGIHKIIFDGENFSTGIYLLKLIARNINNKNDIIFIDSIKLLLMK